The DNA segment TTCCTTATTTTTTGATTTTGATTTGTGATTGTAGCATAAATAAATTTAAAATAGCACAAAATTAAAGCTTTAATGTGTTATAATGTGCGTAAATTTTAATTAAACGAGGCTTTATATGGTTATTAACGACACGCTTTTAGATAAACTTGAGAAGTTATCATCGCTAAAAGTGAGTGATGATAAACGCGAAGAGATAAAAAAACAGCTAGGCGAGATAGTGACGTTTGTTGAGGTGTTAAACGAGCTTGATTTAGATAACGAAGAGGCGGTTGTAAGTGCTATAAAAGGTGGCACACTTTTGCGTGAAGATATAGCAAAGCAAAGCGATGTGATAGACACGATACTTTCACACTCGCCATCTCGTGAGAGTGGGTTTTTTGTAGTTCCAAAGATTATTGAGTAGTGTTATGGATAAAGTGGCAAAGATACGCTCTTTATTAGAAACGGCAGTTTTGCAAAAGGCTAGTGACTTGCATTTAGTTGCCGACACAAAGCCACAGGTTCGTATTTGCGGAGTTTTATCTACTATAAAAGATGAAATTTTAGACGCAGATGAGATAAAAAATATTTGCTATTCGCTCCTAAATGATACGCAAATAAGGGAGCTAGAAAGCCATAAAGAGCTTGATTTTGCCTTTAGTTTAGATGGAGTTGGCAGATTTAGAGCCAACTACTATCACACAATTGATAGCAAACTTGCTGCGGTTTTTCGTGTGATTAGTGAATCTATACCTGCGTTAAGTGATATTGACGCACCAAGTGTTTTAAAAGAGATAATAAACAAGCAAAAGGGTTTGGTTTTGGTAACTGGTGCGACAGGCAGTGGTAAAAGCACCAGCATAGCAGCTATGTTAAATGAGATAAATTTAACTCAAAAAAAGCATATTATAACCATAGAAGATCCAGTTGAGTTTATCCATAAGAGTCAAAATTCTCTATTCTCACAAAGGAATGTAGGCACGGACACCCTTTCTTATGCTAGAGCCTTAAAACACGCTCTTAGAGAAGATCCTGATATAATTTTTATAGGAGAGCTAAGGGATGCTGAAACAATCTCAATAGCTGTAAGTGCGGCAGAAACAGGACATTTGGTGTTTGCTACGTTACATACAAACTCGGCAATTCAGACGATAAGTAGGATAGTAGACAGCTTTGATGGAGGAGAGCAAACTCAGGTAAGAAGTATGCTTGCTAGTTCACTATCAGCAGTCATCTCGCAGGTTTTAGTGCCTAGAGTTGATGGTGGCAGAGTGGCGATATATGAGGTTCTTCTTAATACTCCAGCTATTTCAAATTTGATTCGTGAAAATAAACTTGCTCAAATTTACTCTCAAATGCAAATTTCTCAGGCTCAAACGAATATGCAAACGCAATCTCAAGCTCTAATAAAGGCGTTAAGGCAAAGGCAGATTACAAAAGAGGTCGCCTTGCAATACTCAAACAACCAACAAGAGCTTTTAAATTTAATAACAGGTGTATAATATGCAGTCAATAGTATGGTTTGATGTGA comes from the Campylobacter mucosalis genome and includes:
- the gatC gene encoding Asp-tRNA(Asn)/Glu-tRNA(Gln) amidotransferase subunit GatC codes for the protein MVINDTLLDKLEKLSSLKVSDDKREEIKKQLGEIVTFVEVLNELDLDNEEAVVSAIKGGTLLREDIAKQSDVIDTILSHSPSRESGFFVVPKIIE
- a CDS encoding type IV pilus twitching motility protein PilT — its product is MDKVAKIRSLLETAVLQKASDLHLVADTKPQVRICGVLSTIKDEILDADEIKNICYSLLNDTQIRELESHKELDFAFSLDGVGRFRANYYHTIDSKLAAVFRVISESIPALSDIDAPSVLKEIINKQKGLVLVTGATGSGKSTSIAAMLNEINLTQKKHIITIEDPVEFIHKSQNSLFSQRNVGTDTLSYARALKHALREDPDIIFIGELRDAETISIAVSAAETGHLVFATLHTNSAIQTISRIVDSFDGGEQTQVRSMLASSLSAVISQVLVPRVDGGRVAIYEVLLNTPAISNLIRENKLAQIYSQMQISQAQTNMQTQSQALIKALRQRQITKEVALQYSNNQQELLNLITGV